Sequence from the Deltaproteobacteria bacterium genome:
CCTTTACATTAATCCTTTCTAATCTTGTGTGGAGACTCGATTTGTCTTGCTCTAAATCGGTTTTTCTTTACCTCGCTGTTTTCGTGGCTGCGTTGACTATTTCCTGCGCGAACGGAATCCCGGAGTTCGATCCGTATAAAGAGGCTTCCCCGGCCCCCGGAGTGGAGTGGAAACCCTCCGAGAAGGAGCTGCGAGAGGCCTTTCAGGTCGAGGAACTGCCGACGATACCCGAAGAGCTCAGGCCCGAGGCTGACAGACTAACTCTGTCACAGCTTGTCGACATTGCGCTCATCAATAACCCTACGACCCAGCAGGCGTGGCAGGACGCCAGGGCCGCGGCCGCCGCATGGGCCCGGGCGCGCGGTCTCTATTATCCCCAGATAGGCGGCGTTGCGAACTACGCTTACGCGCGGGGCGGCGGGTCATCGACGGGTACCGACCCCTTCAAAGAGCAGTACGGAAACGTCGGCTTGTCGCTTAACTACCTCCTCTTCGATTTCGGCGGCCGCGAGGCCTCTATAGACGCCGCCAGACTCACTCTTATTAACGCGAACTGGAATCAAAATCAGGCGATTCAGAACGTGCTGAACGCGGTGGCGGTCGCGTTTTATAAATACATAGGGAGCAAGGCGCTGGTTCTTGCGGACGAAACGAATTTCGAGGAGGCGAAAACGAGCCTCGAAGCGGCTGATCTCAGGCTGGAGGCGGGGGTCGGCACGCTCCCCGATGTGCTTCAGGCAAGGGCTACTTTGTCGCAGATCGAGCTCGATCTTGTGGAAGACAGGGGTAATGTTGAAATATACCGCGGGGAGCTTGCGACCGTAGTCGGCTGGCCCGCCAATACCGGGTTCGATGTTTCAGGCGACGTAGGCGAATTTCCGCTGGCCCTTCTCGCCGCGAACGTGAACGACCTGATAGATACAGGGATGAGCAACAGGCCGGACCTCGCGGCTGTAAAGGCCATCGTAAGAGAGAAGGAAGCCCTCGTGAGGGAGGCCAGGTCGGAGTTTTTTCCCGAAATCTCGGCCACGGCGCAGCTGCTCAGGTGGTGGGTGAGGCCCGAGGGTCAGTCGAGCGAATATTTTACCAACTACCTGGTCGGTCTCCAGCTGACGGTTCCAATCTTTCAGGGTTTTACCATCATTAACTCAGTCCGCCAGGCAGACGCCGATCTCGAGTCCGCCCGCGCGGCTCTCAGGCTTCAGGAGCAGATTGTGATAAACCGGGTATGGGAGGCCTATTTTAATTTCCGCACCGCGGTCCAGTCCGTAGACGCGGCGGATAATCTGCTCGAAAGCGCCGAAGAGTCCTATGAAGCCTCCCTTGCCCGCTACCGTACGGGCGTAGGCGACATCGTCGAGCTTCTCCAGGCTCAGACCACTCTCGCCGAGGCCAGGGCCGAGCGGGTTCAGGCGGGGACCGATATTTTCACTTCATACGCGAATCTCATAAACGCAATCGGTACGGAGCTTCCGTCCCCGGACCTGCCTCAGGACCTGAATCCTGTCGATGAAGGAGGAGAGAATTAATATGAATAAACTAATTACAGTAGAATCCCGCTACGGTTTACCTCTTGCCCTTTCATCCGCTCTGGTATTTATTCTGACGGCGGCTTTGGGCTGCGGCAAGGACGATGAGAGCAAGACCCCGCCCGCCATGCCCGTGACGGTGGCGGAGGCGAAATCCGAAACGGTTCCGGTTTACCTCGACTATGTGGGGGTAATCAATTCGATTCAGTCGGTGGATATTAACGCGAGGGTAGAGGGATTTTTGATAAAAAGGGCGTTTAAAGACGGCGCCGACGTAAAGGAGGGCGACCTCCTCTTTGTAATAGACCCGAGGCCTTTTGAAGCGGCGCTCAAGGCCGCTCAGGCGGAGCTTGCGGAGAGCAGGGCGGCGCTCG
This genomic interval carries:
- a CDS encoding TolC family protein, translated to MSCSKSVFLYLAVFVAALTISCANGIPEFDPYKEASPAPGVEWKPSEKELREAFQVEELPTIPEELRPEADRLTLSQLVDIALINNPTTQQAWQDARAAAAAWARARGLYYPQIGGVANYAYARGGGSSTGTDPFKEQYGNVGLSLNYLLFDFGGREASIDAARLTLINANWNQNQAIQNVLNAVAVAFYKYIGSKALVLADETNFEEAKTSLEAADLRLEAGVGTLPDVLQARATLSQIELDLVEDRGNVEIYRGELATVVGWPANTGFDVSGDVGEFPLALLAANVNDLIDTGMSNRPDLAAVKAIVREKEALVREARSEFFPEISATAQLLRWWVRPEGQSSEYFTNYLVGLQLTVPIFQGFTIINSVRQADADLESARAALRLQEQIVINRVWEAYFNFRTAVQSVDAADNLLESAEESYEASLARYRTGVGDIVELLQAQTTLAEARAERVQAGTDIFTSYANLINAIGTELPSPDLPQDLNPVDEGGEN